The genomic interval TGACAGTCTTAGGGGTCACAGCcgtggaggaggcagaggttgttggaGGTGTACTGGAGTGAGCAGGAGGAAATATAGGTGGGATGGTGTGAGAAGTGATTGTTGACGGCTTGCTGGATTCTGATGAAGGGGTCACAGGATGGGTGGTGACAGAAGTAGAGGTGTGAGGTGTACTGGCTGCAGAAAGTGTTGATGCAGAAGTAGTGGAGCCTCTGCTGGTTGTGCTGAGGGCAGTAGACCTGGTCACATATGTGAGAGGAGCTGCAGTAGTCATTGCAGTTGTTGTAAATTCCTTAGTAGTTGAAAAAGATGTGGTGGTACTACTAGTAGAGGTTGATGGTGTGTTTAGTTCTGTGGAAGTTATCACAGGGGTAGATACAGCACCAGTTGTTGCAGGAATGACATCAGCAGTAGAACTGGTGACAGGAGTGCTGGGAATAAAAATGGTTGTCCCAGGTGTGCTTTCTTCTGTGGTCATTGATACAGATCTGGTGGTGGCTACAGGAATGGTGGGAGTTGAGGCAGCTTCAGTAGAAGGGGTAAAAGTTGTGCTTGTGTCAAGAGAAGGTGTTGAAGGTGTGCTGGCCTCAGTAAAGCTAGTTGGAGGTGTGATGCTAACACGGAGAGTTGTTAATGGAGTGCTTCTTTCACTGGTAGTTGAAGTATGTATGGTAGTGCCTTTGGCAGGTATGGAGGATGAACTGGCTTCGGTAGAGGTGAGCAAAGGTGTGCTGGTATCATCATGAGGTGTTGAAAGTGTGCTGGCCTCAGAAGGACTCGTCACAGATACAGGGCGGATGAGAGTTGTCAGTAAAGTGCTTCTTTCACTCGTAGTTGACATAGGCATGGTGCTGCCTTCAAGAGGTGTAGGAGATGAACTTCCTTCAGAGGCAGTGGTCACGGACATGCTGGTGTCAACCGATGGTATGGAAGGGGTACTAATCTCAGGAAACCTCGTAACAGGGGTGGTACTGATAAGAAGAGTGGTCCCAAGGGTGCTTATTTCCGTGGGTATTGACACAGATATGGTGGTACTGTAAAGAGTTGCAGAAGATGAAATGGCCTCAGTAGAAGTGGTCACAGGTGTGCTGGTGTCAACAGAAGGTATTGAAAGGGTGCTACCCTCAGAACTAGTCACATcagtggtgctgagaggaataGTTGTTAATAGAGTGCTTCCTTCACTAGGAGTAGAGATTGGCATACTGGTACCTTCAGGAGTTGTAGGAGATGAACTGACTTGGGTAGAAGTGGTCACAGGTGTGCTGGTGGCAACAGAAGGTGTTGAAAGGGTGCTGCCCTCAGAAGTGGTCACACATGTGGTGCTGACAGGAATAGTTGTTAAAGGAGTGCTTCCTTCACTAGGAGTCAAGATTGGCATACTGGTACCTTCAGGAGTTGTAGGAGATGAACTGACTTGGGTAGAAGTGGTTACAGGTGTGCTGGTGTCAACAGAAGGTGTTGAAGGGGTGCTACCCTCTGAACTGGTCACAGGTGTGGTGCTGACAGGAATAGTTGTTAATGGAGTGCTTCCTTGACTAGGAGTTGAGATTGGCATGGTAGTGACTTCAGGAGTTGTAGGAGATGAACTGACTTGGGTAGAAGTGGTCACAGGTGTGCTGGTGTCAACAGAAGGTGTTGAAGGGGTGCTACCCTCTGAACTGGTCACAGGTGTGGTGCTGACAGGAATGGTTGTTAATGGAGTGCTTCCTTCACTAGGAGTTGAGATTGGCATGGTAGTGACTTCAGGAGTTGTAAGAGATGAAGTGACTTGGGTAGAAGTGGTCACAGGTGTGCTGGTGTCAGCAGAAGGTGTTGAAAGAGTGCTACCCTCAGAACTGATCACACGTGTGGTGGTGACAGGAATacttgttaatggactgcttccctCACTAGGAGTAGAGATTGGCATTGTGGTGACTTCAGGACTTTTAGGAGATGAACTGACTTGGGTGGAAGTGGTCACAGGTGTGCTGGTGTCAACAGGTGTTGAAAGGGTTCTGCCCTCAGAACTGGTCACACGTGTGGTGGTGACAGGAATGGTTGTTAATGGAGTGCTTCCTTCACTAGGAGTCGAGATTGGCATGGTGGTGACTTCAGGACTTTTAGGAGATGAACTGACTTGGGTAGAAGTGGTCACAGGTGTGCTGGTGTCAACAGAAGGTGTTGAAGGGGTGCTACCCTCTGAACTGGTCACAGGTGTGGTGCTGACAGGAATAGTTGTTAATGGAGTGCTTCCTTCACTAGGAGTTGAGATTGGCATGGTAGTGACTTCAGGAGTTGTAGGAGATGAACTGACTTGGGCAGAAGTGGTCACAGGTGTGCTGGTGTCAGCAGAAGGTGTTGAAAGAGTGCTACCCTCAGAACTGATCACACGTGTGGTGGTGACAGGAATacttgttaatggactgcttccttCACTAGGAGTAGAGATTGGCATTGTGGTGACTTCAGGACTTTTAGGAGATGAACTGACTTGGGTAGAAGTGGTCACAGGTGTGCTGGTGTCAACAGAAGGTGTTGAAGAGGTGCTACCCTCTGAACTGGTCACAGGTGTGGTGCTGACAGGAATAGTTGTTAATGGAGTGCTTCCTTCACTAGGAGTTGAGATTGGCATGGTAGTGACTTCAGGAGTTGTAAGAGATGAAGTGACTTGGGTAGAAGTGGTCACAGGTGTGCTGGTGTCAGCAGAAGGTGTTGAAAGAGTGCTACCCTCAGAACTGATCACACGTGTGGTGATGACAGGAATacttgttaatggactgcttccttCACTAGGAGTAGAGATTGGCATTGTGGTGACTTCAGGACTTTTAGGAGATGAACTGACTTGGGTGGAAGTGGTCACAGGTGTGCTGGTGTCAACAGGTGTTGAAAGGGTTCTGCCCTCAGAACTGGTCACACGTGTGGTGGTGACAGGAATGGTTGTTAATGGAGTGCTTTCTTCACTAGGAGTCGAGATTGGCATGGTGGTGACTTCAGGAGTTGTAGGAGATGAACTGACTTGGATAGAAGTGGTCACAGGTGTGCTGCTGTCAACAGAAGGTGTTGTAAGGGTGCTACCATGAGAACTGGTCACACGTGTGGTGCTGACAGGAATAGTTGTTAATGGAGTGCTTCGTACACTAGGAGTTGAGATTGGCATGGTGGTGACTTCAGGAGTTGTGGGAGATGAACTGACTCGGGCAGAAGTGGTCACAGGTGTGCTGGTGTCAACAGAAGGTGTTGAAAAGGTGCTACCCTGAGAACTGGTCACACGTGTGGTGCTGACAGGAATAGTTGTTAATGGAGTGCTTCCTTCACTAGGAGTAGAGATTGGCATCGTGGTGACTTCAGGAGTTGTAGGAGATGAAGTGAGGTAGGTCGAAGTGGTCACAGATGTGCTGGTGTCAGCGGGAGGTGTTGAAGGTGTGCTGGGATCAGAAATGGTCACCGATGTGGTGCTGACCGGCATAGTTGTTAATGGAGTGTTTCCTTCACTAGGAGTCGAGATTGGTATACTGGTACCTTCAGGAGTTGGAGGAGATGAACTGACTTGGATAGAAGTGGTCACAAGTGTGCTGGTGTCAACAGAAGGTGTTGAAAGAGTGCTGCCCTCGGAACTGATCACACGTGTGGTGCTGACAGGAAtagttgttaatggactgcttccttTACTGGGAGTAGAGATTGGCATGGTGGTGACTTCAGGAGTTTTAGGAGATGAACTGACTTGGGTAGAAGGGGTCACAGGTGTGCTGGTGTCAACAGAAGGTGTTGAAAGTGTTCTGCCCTCAGAACTGGTCACACGTGTGGTGGTGACAGGAATGGTTGTTAATGGAGTGCTTCCTTCACTAGGAGTTGAGATTCGCATGGTGGTGATTTCAGGAGTTGTAGGAAATGAACTGACTTGGATAGAAGTGGTCACAGGTGTGCTGGTGTCAACAGAAGGTGTTGAAAGGGTGCTACCCCGAGAACTGGTCACACGTGTGGTGCTGACAGGACTAGTTGTTAATGGAGTACTTCCTTCACTAGGAGTTGAGTTTGGCATGGTGGTGACTTCAGGAGTTGTAGGAGATGAACTGACATGGGTAGAAGTGGTCACAGGCGTGCTGGTGTCAACAGAAGGTGTTGAAAGGGTGTTACCCTGAGAACTTGTCACACGTGTGGTTCTGACAGGAATAGTTGTTGATGGAGTGCTTCCGTCACTAGGAGTCGAGGTTGGAATACTGGTACCTTCAGGAGTTGTAGCAGATGAACTGACTTGGGTAGAAGGGGTCACAGGTGTGCTGGTGTCAACAGAAGGTGTTGAAAGGGTGCTGCCCTCAGAACTGGTCACACGTGTGGTGCTGACAGGAATAGTTGTTAATGGAGTGCTTCGTACATTAGGAGTTGAGATTGGCATGGTGGTGACTTCAGGAGTTGTGGGAGATGAACTGACTCGGGTAGAAGTGGTCACAGGTGTGCTGGTGTCAACAGAAGGTGTTGAAAGGGTACTGCCCTCAGAACTGGTCACACGTGTGGTGCTGACAGGAATAGCTGTTAATGGAGTGCTTCCTTCACTAGGAGTCCAGATTGGCATACTGGTACCTTCAGGAGTTGTAGGAGATGAACTGACTCGGATAGAAGTGGTCACAGGTGTGCTGGTGTCAACAGAAGGTGTTGAAAGGGTGCTACCCGGAGAACTGGTCACACGTGTGGTGCTGACAGGAATAGTTATTAATGGAGTGCTTCCTTCACTAGGAGTCGAGATTGGCATGGTGGTGACTTCAGGAGTTGTAGGAGATGAACTGACGTAGGTCGAAGTGGTCACAGGTGTGCTGGTGTCACCAGGAGGTGTTGAAGGTGTGCTAGGATCGGAAATGGTCACCGATGTGGTGCTGACAGGCATAGTTGTTAAGGGATTGCTTCCTTCACTGGGAGTCGAGATTGGCATACTGGTACCTTCAGCAGTTGTAGGAGATGAACTGACCTGGTTAGAAGTGGTCACAGGTGTGCTGGTGTCCACCGAAGGTGTTGAAAGGGTGCTGCCCTCAGAACTGGTCACACGTGTGGTCCTGACAGGAATAGTTGTTAATGGAGTACTTCCTTCACTAGGAGTAGAGATTGCCATGGTGGTGACTTCAGGAGTTTTAGGAGATGAACTGATGTGGGTAGAAGTGGTCACAGGTGTGCTGGTGTCAACAGAAAGTGTTGAAAGGGTGCTGCCCTGAGAACTGGTCACACGTGTGGTGCTGACAGGACTAGTTGTTAATGGAGTGCTTCCTTCACTAGGAGTCGAGGTTGGAATACTGGTACCTTCAGGAGTTGTAGCAGATGAACTGACTTGGGTAGAAGGGGTCACAGGTGTGCTGGTGTCAACAGAAGGTGTTGAAAGGGTGCTGTCCTCAGAACTGGTCAGGGGTGATGTGCTGACAGGAATAGTTGTTAGTGGAGTGCTTCCTTCACTTGGAGTTGAGATTGGCATACTGGTACCTTCAGGAGTTGTAGGAGATGAACTGACTTGGATAGAAGTGGTTACAGGTGTGCTGGTGTCAACAGAAGGTGTTGAAAGGGTGCTACCCTGAGAACTGGTCACACGTGTGGTGCTGACAGGACTAGTTGTTAATGGAGTGCTTCCTTCACTAGGAGTTGAGTTTGGCATGGTGGTGACTTCAGGAGTTGTAGGAGATGAACTGACATGGGTAGAAGTGGTCACAGGCATGCTGGTGTCAACAGAAGGTGTTGAAAGGGTGTTATCCTGAGAACTTGTCACACGTGTGGTTCTGACAGGAATAGTTGTTGATGGAGTGCTTCCGTCACTAGGAGTCGAGGTTGGAATACTGGTACCTTCAGGAGTTGTAGCAGATGAACTGACTTGGGTAGAAGGGGTCACAGGTGTGCTGGTGTCAACAGAAGGTGTTGAAAGGGTGCTGCCCTCAGAACTGGTCACACGTGTGGTGCTGACAGGAATAGTTGTTAATGGAGTGCTTCGTACATTAGGAGTTGAGATTGGCATGGTGGTAACTTCAGGAGTTGTGGGAGATGAACTGACTCGGGTAGAAGTGGTCACAGGTGTGCTGGTGTCAACAGAAGGTGTTGAAAAGGTGCTACCCTCAGAACTGGTCACACCTGTGGTGCTGACAGGAATAGTTGTTAATCGAGTGCTTCGTACACTAGGAGTTGAATTTGGCATTGTGGTGACTTCAGGAGTTGTAGGAGATGAACTGACTTGGGTAGAAGTGAACACTGGTGTGCTGGTGTCAACGGAAGGTGTTGAAAGGGTACTGCCCTCAGAACTGGTCACACGTGTGGTCCTGACAGGAATAGTTGTTAATGGAGTACTTCCTTCACTAGGAGTAGAGATTGCCATGGTGGTGACTTCAGGAGTTGTAGGAGATGAACTGACGTGGGTAGAAGTGGTCACAGGTGTGCTGGTGTCAACAGAAAGTGTTGAAAGGGTGCTGCCCTGAGAACTGGTCACACGTGTGGTGCTGACATGACTAGTTGTTAATGGAGTGCTTCCTTCACTAGGAGTCAAGGTTGGAATACTGGTACCTTCAGGAGTTGTAGCAGATGAACTGACTTGGGTAGAAGGGGTCACAGGTGTGCTGGTGTCAACAGAAGGTGTTGAAAGGGTGCTACCGTGAGAACTGGTCACAGGTGTGGTGCTGACAGGAATAGTTGTTAATGGAGTGCTTCCTTCACTAGGAGTAGAGATTGGCATCGTGGTGACTTCAGGAGTTGTAGGAGATGAACTGACGTAGGTAGAAGTGGTCACCGATGTGCTTGTGTCAGTAGGAGGTGTTGAAGGTGTGCTAGGATCAACAATAGTCACCAATGTCGTGCTGACAGGCATAGTTGTTAATGGAGTGCTTCCTTCACTGGGAGTCGAGATTGGCATAGTGGTACCTTCAGGAGTTGTATGAGATGAACTGACGTGGGTAGAAGTGGTCACACGTGTGTTGATGTCAACAGAAAGTGTTGAAAGCGTGCTGCCCTCAGAACTGGTCACACGTGTGGTGCTGACAGGAATAGTTAATGGAGTGCTTCCTTCACTTGGAGTTGAGATTGGCATACTGGTACTTTCAGGAGTTGTAGCAGATGAACTGACTTGGGTAGAAGTGGTCACAGGCGTGCTGGTGTCCACAGAAGGTGTTGAAAGTGTGCTGCCCTCAGAACTGGTCACACGTGTGGTGCTGACAGGAAtagttgttaatggactgcttcgtACACTAGGAGTTGAGATTGGCATGGTGGTAACTTCAGGAGTTGTGGCAGATGAACTGACTCGGGTAGAAGTGGTCACAGGTGTGCTGGTGTCAACAGAAGGTGTTGAAAAGGTGCTACCCTGAGAACTGGTCACATGTGTGGTGCTGACAGGAATAGTTGTTAATGGAGTGCTTCCTTCACTAGGAGTAGAGATTGGCATTGTGGTGACTTCAGGAGTTGTAGGAGATGAACTGACGTGGGTAGAAGTGGTCACAGGTGTGCTGGTGTCAGCAGGAGGTGTTGAAGGTGTACTAGGATCAGAAATGGTCACCGATGTGGTGCTGACAGGCATAATTGTTAATAGAGTGCTTCCTTCACTAGGAGTCGAGATTGGCATACTGGTACCTTCAGGAGTTGTAGGAGATGAACTGACTTGGATAGAAGTGGTCACAGGTGTGCTGGTGTCAACAGAAAGTGTTGAAAGGGTGCTGCCCTCAGAACTGGTCACACGTGTGGTGCTGACAGGAATAGTTGTTAATGGAGTGCTTCCTTCACTAGGAGTAGTGATTGGAATGATGGTTACTTCTGGAGTTGTAGGAGATGAACTGACGTGGGTAGAAGTGGTCACAGGTGTGCTGGTGTAAACAGAAAGTGTTGAAAGGGTGCTGCCCCCAGAACTAGTCACAGGTGTGGTGCTGACAGGAATAGTTGTTAATGGAGTGCTTCCTTCACTAGGAGTAGAGATTGGCATTGTGGTGACTTCAGGAGTTGTAGGAGATGAACTGATGTGGGTAGAGGTTGTTACAGGTGTGCTAGTGTCAACAGGAGTTGTTGAAGGTGTACTAGGATCAGAAATGGTCACTGATGTGGTGCTGACAGGCATAATTGTTAATGGAGTGCTTCTTTCACTAGGAGTTGATATTGGCATGGTGATAATTTCAGAACTTGTAGGAGTTGAACTAGCCTGAGTAGAAGTGGTCACAGGTGTGCTGGTGTCAACAGAAGGTGTGGAAGGTGTGTTAGCCTCAGAACTGGTCACATGTGTGCTGCTAAGGGGCATAGTTGTTAATGAAGTGCTTCCTTCACTTGGAGTGGACATAAGAATAGTGGTGAACTGAAGAGTTGCTGGAGATGAACTGGCTTGACTAGAAGTGGTAACAAGAGTTTTGGAGCCAAAAGGAGTTGTTGAAATGGTGCTAGCCTCAGAAATGGTCACTGGTGTGGGGTTGACAGTAATACTTGTTAATCCAGTGCTTCCTCCACTAGGAGTTGAGGTTGACATGCTGGTACCTTCAGCACTTGTAGGAGATGAATTAGCTTCAGTAGAAGTGGTCACAGGTATGATGGTGTTAACAGGAGATGTTGAAAGGGTGCTAGGCCGAGAACTGGCCACTGGCGTGGTACTGAAAGGCATACCTGTCAATGGAGTGATTCCTTCACTGGTAGGTGAGATTGGCATGCTGGTACCTCCAGCAGTTGCAGGAGATGAACTGGCTTCAGAGGAAGTAGTGACAGGTGTGCTGGTGTCAACAGGAGTTGTTGAAAGGGTGCTAGCCTCAAAACTGGATGCCAGACTTGTGCTGACAGGTACGCTTGTCAGTGGAGTGCTTCCTTGCCTAGGAGTTGAGGTTGGTATGCTGGTAACTTCAGCATTTGTAGGGGAAGAATTGGATTCAGTTGAAGTGGTCACAGGTGTGCTGGTGTCAACAGGACTTGTTAAAAGGGTGCTAGCCTCAGAATTGACCAGCCAGGTGGTGCTGACAGGCATACTTGTTAATGGAGTGCTTCCTTCACTAGAAGGTGAGATTGGCATGCTGGTACCTTCAGCAGTTGTAGGAGATGAACTGGCTGCAGGTGAAGTGGTCAACGGTGTGCTGGTGTCAACAGGAGTTGTTGAGAGGGTGCTAGCCTCAGAATTGGCCACTGGCGTGGTGCTGACAGGCGTACTTGTCAATGGAGTGCTTCCTTCACTAGGAATTGAGGTTGCCATACTAATACCTTCAGCAATTGTAGTAGAAGGACCGGCTTCACTAGAAGTGGTGACAGCAATGTTGGAGTCAACAGGAGTTGTTGAAAGGGTGCTAGCCTCAGAATTGGTGATCGGCCTGGTGCTGACAGGCATTACTTGTTAAGGAAGTGCTTCCTTGACTAGCAGTTGAGGTTGACATGCTGGTACCTTCAGCAGTTGTACGAGATGAACTGGCTTCAGTAGAAATGGTCACAGGTAGGCTGGTGTCAAGATAAGTTGCTGAATGGGTGCTAGCCTCAGAATTGGCCAGCAGTGTGGTGCTGACAGGCATACTTGTTACTGGAGTGCTTCCTTCACTACGAGGTGAGGTTGGCATGCTGATACCTTTGCCAGTTGTAGCAGATGAACTGACTTCAGTAGAAGTGATCACAGGGGTGCTGGCGTCAACAGGAGTTGTTGAAAAGGTGCTAGCCTCAGAACTGGGCACCTGCATGGTGCCCACTGTCATACTTGTTAATGGAGTGCTTCCTTCACGAGGAGTTGAGGTTGGCATGGTGGTACCTTCAGCAGTTGTAGGAGATAAACTGGCTGCAGTTGAAGGGGTCAACGGTGTGCTGGTGTCAACAGGAGTTGTTGAAAGAGTGCTAGCCTCAGAACTGGCCTGCAGTGTGGTGCTGACAGGTATACTTGTGAATGGAGTGCTTCCTTCACTGGGAGGTGAGGTTGGCCTGCTGGTACCTTCAGCAATTGTAGGAGGTGACGTGGCTTCAGTAGCAATGATGACAGGTTTGCTCATGTCAACAGAGATTGCTGAAAGGGTGCTAGCCTCAGAACTGGCCACTGGCGTGGTGCTGAGAGGCATACTTGTTAATGGAGTGCTTCCTTCACTAGGAATTGAGGTTGGCATGCTAGTAGCTTCAGCAATTATAGTAGAAGACCTGACTTGACTAGAAATGGTCACAGCAATGCTGAGGTCAACAGGAGTCGATGAAAGGGTGATAGCCTCAGAACTGGCCACCGGTGTGGTGCCCAATGTCATAAATGTTACTGGAGTGTCTCCTTGACTAGGAGTTGAGGTTGGCATGCTGGTACCCTCAGCACTTGAATGAGATGAACTGGCTGCAGTAGAAATGGTTCCAGGTATGCTGGT from Rhinopithecus roxellana isolate Shanxi Qingling chromosome 6, ASM756505v1, whole genome shotgun sequence carries:
- the MUC17 gene encoding mucin-17, with translation MPISTPSEGSSPLTSIPVITTRVISSEGSTLSTPSADTSTPVTTSTQVTSSLTTPEVTTMPISTPSEGSTPLTTIPVSTTPVTSSEGSTSSTPSVDTSTPVTTSTQVSSSPKSPEVTTMPISTPSEGSSPLTSIPVTTTRVISSEGSTLSTPSADTSTPVTTSAQVSSSPTTPEVTTMPISTPSEGSTPLTTIPVSTTPVTSSEGSTPSTPSVDTSTPVTTSTQVSSSPKSPEVTTMPISTPSEGSTPLTTIPVTTTRVTSSEGRTLSTPVDTSTPVTTSTQVSSSPKSPEVTTMPISTPSEGSSPLTSIPVTTTRVISSEGSTLSTPSADTSTPVTTSTQVTSSLTTPEVTTMPISTPSEGSTPLTTIPVSTTPVTSSEGSTPSTPSVDTSTPVTTSTQVSSSPTTPEVTTMPISTPSQGSTPLTTIPVSTTPVTSSEGSTPSTPSVDTSTPVTTSTQVSSSPTTPEGTSMPILTPSEGSTPLTTIPVSTTCVTTSEGSTLSTPSVATSTPVTTSTQAISSSATLYSTTISVSIPTEISTLGTTLLISTTPVTRFPEISTPSIPSVDTSMSVTTASEGSSSPTPLEGSTMPMSTTSERSTLLTTLIRPVSVTSPSEASTLSTPHDDTSTPLLTSTEASSSSIPAKGTTIHTSTTSERSTPLTTLRVSITPPTSFTEASTPSTPSLDTSTTFTPSTEAASTPTIPVATTRSVSMTTEESTPGTTIFIPSTPVTSSTADVIPATTGAVSTPVITSTELNTPSTSTSSTTTSFSTTKEFTTTAMTTAAPLTYVTRSTALSTTSRGSTTSASTLSAASTPHTSTSVTTHPVTPSSESSKPSTITSHTIPPIFPPAHSSTPPTTSASSTAVTPKTVTTMTTGSTRTTSSPTVTTTTVPTTTTTVKSTPTSTPTVPTTTCFGDQCCENGGTWDEFKCQCPTPYYGASCKEVVNSIDIAPPETVSAQMELTVTVTSVKFTDELKNHSSQEFREFNKTFTEQMNIVYSGIPEYVGVNITNLRLGSVVVEHDVLLRTKYTPEYKTLLDNATEVVKQQITKVTAEQIMTNDNCSALMCFNTTGTQVQNITVTQYDPVEECRQKAEAYGDYFLVEYQDQKPYCISPCESGFNASKNCNYGKCQMSRSGPQCLCVTTETHWYSGEDCNQGTQKSLVYGLVGAGVVLVLIILVALLMLIFHSKREVKRQKYRLSQWYKWQEENGGPTPGTFQNIGFDICQDDDSIHLESIYSNFQPSLRHIDPETKIQIQRPQVMTSF